Proteins encoded together in one Labeo rohita strain BAU-BD-2019 chromosome 21, IGBB_LRoh.1.0, whole genome shotgun sequence window:
- the fpgs gene encoding folylpolyglutamate synthase, mitochondrial isoform X1 — translation MLRLFRVLERLRACTEVPARNRHWTKIAELSVRFSSTKAAPRFRRMDYQDAICTLNTLQTNASALEQVKRERGHPQLQLQAMRGFLQRAGLKVEELDRLNIIHVTGTKGKGSTCAFTEQILRNYGLRTGFYSSPHLVQVRERIRINGQPIGKELFTKYFWQVYCRLEETKDAHGGSMPAYFRFLTILAFHVFLQEKVDLAVIEVGIGGAYDCTNIIRRPWVCGISSLGIDHTSILGDTIEKIAWQKGGIFKPGVPAFTVKQPDGPMKVLQERAEETGCSLSVCPDLEEYESEGSLRLGLAGQHQHSNASLALQLSHTWLQRHFLSVCSSDPASSSPVEFSSVSPAPAFQPSPVMIKGLAETEWPGRNQTLKHGPVMYFLDGAHTTRSMQACVRWFNDVTPQHERNAGGSVVRVLLFNATGERDCAAMLKLLVPCHFDFAVFCPNITEAIATCNADQQNFNVSVENMLTRCLDNQQSWRVLNGQAEKPEAELLIGGGLPLVAERHSDTLVFPCILSALQWISQGRDSVLSDPNKCIIPVKPSISAKAAPLREAVNIHVLITGSLHLVGGALKHLDPALNS, via the exons GATGCGATTTGCACCCTTAACACCCTCCAGACGAACGCCAGCGCTCTGGAGCaggtgaagagagagagaggtcatCCTCAGCTCCAGCTGCAGGCCATGAGAGGCTTCCTCCAGCGTGCAGGACTCAAG GTAGAAGAACTTGATCGTCTCAATATTATTCACGTAACTGGAACAAAAGGAAAG GGTTCAACATGTGCCTTTACAGAACAGATTTTGAGAAACTATGGCTTGCGGACTGGATTCTACAG TTCACCTCATTTGGTACAAGTGAGAGAGCGAATCAGAATCAACGGGCAGCCAATAGGAAAAGAGCTTTTCACCAAATACTTCTGGCAGGTGTATTGTCGACTGGAGGAGACAAAG GATGCTCATGGCGGCAGCATGCCTGCTTATTTCCGCTTTCTTACCATCTTGGCCTTCCATGTCTTTCTGCAGGAGAAG GTTGATTTGGCCGTCATTGAGGTTGGGATTGGTGGAGCATATGACTGCACCAATATTATCAG GCGTCCTTGGGTGTGTGGCATCTCCTCTTTGGGGATAGATCACACCAGCATACTAGGAGACAccattgagaaaattgcctggCAGAAAGGAGGGATTTTTAAG CCAGGAGTTCCTGCGTTCACAGTCAAACAGCCTGATGGGCCGATGAAGGTGCTTCAAGAACGAGCAGAAGAAACTGGG tgTTCGTTGTCGGTGTGTCCTGATCTGGAGGAGTATGAGAGCGAAGGTTCACTCAGGTTGGGTCTAGCTGGTCAACATCAGCACAGTAATGCTTCTCTGGCTTTACAGCTCTCACACACCTGGCTGCAGAGACatttcctgt CTGTTTGTTCCTCAGATCCTGCATCATCATCTCCGGTAGAGTTCAGCAGTGTGAGTCCAGCTCCAGCCTTCCAGCCCAGTCCTGTAATGATCAAAG GTCTTGCAGAGACTGAGTGGCCTGGCCGCAATCAGACACTAAAACATGGTCCTGTGATGTATTTCCTGGATGGAGCTCATACCACACGCAGCATGCAGGCCTGTGTCCGCTGGTTCAATGATGTCACACCACAACATGAGAGAAACGCAGG TGGTTCAGTGGTGAGGGTCCTCTTATTCAACGCTACGGGAGAGAGAGACTGTGCTGCTATGCTCAAACTGCTCGTA ccCTGTCATTTTGATTTTGCCGTGTTCTGTCCGAACATCACGGAGGCCATAGCCACCTGTAATGCAG ACCAACAGAACTTTAACGTTTCTGTGGAGAACATGCTCACACGATGCCTGGACAACCAGCAGAGCTGGCGCGTTCTGAATGGCCAGGCGGAGAAGCCAGAGGCGGAACTTCTGATCGGAGGCGGTTTGCCATTGGTTGCGGAACGCCACAGTGACACGCTGGTGTTCCCCTGCATCCTCAGCGCCCTGCAGTGGATCAGTCAAGGAAGAGACTCGGTTCTGTCAGACCCAAACAAATGCATCATACCCGTTAAACCAAGCATAAGCGCGAAAGCTGCGCCACTACGAGAAGCTGTAAACATACACGTCCTCATCACAGGTAGTTTACACCTGGTGGGAGGGGCTTTGAAACACTTGGACCCTGCTTTAAACTCATAA
- the fpgs gene encoding folylpolyglutamate synthase, mitochondrial isoform X2: MRLSCSVMNVFQDAICTLNTLQTNASALEQVKRERGHPQLQLQAMRGFLQRAGLKVEELDRLNIIHVTGTKGKGSTCAFTEQILRNYGLRTGFYSSPHLVQVRERIRINGQPIGKELFTKYFWQVYCRLEETKDAHGGSMPAYFRFLTILAFHVFLQEKVDLAVIEVGIGGAYDCTNIIRRPWVCGISSLGIDHTSILGDTIEKIAWQKGGIFKPGVPAFTVKQPDGPMKVLQERAEETGCSLSVCPDLEEYESEGSLRLGLAGQHQHSNASLALQLSHTWLQRHFLCVSVCSSDPASSSPVEFSSVSPAPAFQPSPVMIKGLAETEWPGRNQTLKHGPVMYFLDGAHTTRSMQACVRWFNDVTPQHERNAGGSVVRVLLFNATGERDCAAMLKLLVPCHFDFAVFCPNITEAIATCNADQQNFNVSVENMLTRCLDNQQSWRVLNGQAEKPEAELLIGGGLPLVAERHSDTLVFPCILSALQWISQGRDSVLSDPNKCIIPVKPSISAKAAPLREAVNIHVLITGSLHLVGGALKHLDPALNS; this comes from the exons ATGAGACTCAGCTGTAGCGTTATGAATGTCTTCCAGGATGCGATTTGCACCCTTAACACCCTCCAGACGAACGCCAGCGCTCTGGAGCaggtgaagagagagagaggtcatCCTCAGCTCCAGCTGCAGGCCATGAGAGGCTTCCTCCAGCGTGCAGGACTCAAG GTAGAAGAACTTGATCGTCTCAATATTATTCACGTAACTGGAACAAAAGGAAAG GGTTCAACATGTGCCTTTACAGAACAGATTTTGAGAAACTATGGCTTGCGGACTGGATTCTACAG TTCACCTCATTTGGTACAAGTGAGAGAGCGAATCAGAATCAACGGGCAGCCAATAGGAAAAGAGCTTTTCACCAAATACTTCTGGCAGGTGTATTGTCGACTGGAGGAGACAAAG GATGCTCATGGCGGCAGCATGCCTGCTTATTTCCGCTTTCTTACCATCTTGGCCTTCCATGTCTTTCTGCAGGAGAAG GTTGATTTGGCCGTCATTGAGGTTGGGATTGGTGGAGCATATGACTGCACCAATATTATCAG GCGTCCTTGGGTGTGTGGCATCTCCTCTTTGGGGATAGATCACACCAGCATACTAGGAGACAccattgagaaaattgcctggCAGAAAGGAGGGATTTTTAAG CCAGGAGTTCCTGCGTTCACAGTCAAACAGCCTGATGGGCCGATGAAGGTGCTTCAAGAACGAGCAGAAGAAACTGGG tgTTCGTTGTCGGTGTGTCCTGATCTGGAGGAGTATGAGAGCGAAGGTTCACTCAGGTTGGGTCTAGCTGGTCAACATCAGCACAGTAATGCTTCTCTGGCTTTACAGCTCTCACACACCTGGCTGCAGAGACatttcctgtgtgtgt CTGTTTGTTCCTCAGATCCTGCATCATCATCTCCGGTAGAGTTCAGCAGTGTGAGTCCAGCTCCAGCCTTCCAGCCCAGTCCTGTAATGATCAAAG GTCTTGCAGAGACTGAGTGGCCTGGCCGCAATCAGACACTAAAACATGGTCCTGTGATGTATTTCCTGGATGGAGCTCATACCACACGCAGCATGCAGGCCTGTGTCCGCTGGTTCAATGATGTCACACCACAACATGAGAGAAACGCAGG TGGTTCAGTGGTGAGGGTCCTCTTATTCAACGCTACGGGAGAGAGAGACTGTGCTGCTATGCTCAAACTGCTCGTA ccCTGTCATTTTGATTTTGCCGTGTTCTGTCCGAACATCACGGAGGCCATAGCCACCTGTAATGCAG ACCAACAGAACTTTAACGTTTCTGTGGAGAACATGCTCACACGATGCCTGGACAACCAGCAGAGCTGGCGCGTTCTGAATGGCCAGGCGGAGAAGCCAGAGGCGGAACTTCTGATCGGAGGCGGTTTGCCATTGGTTGCGGAACGCCACAGTGACACGCTGGTGTTCCCCTGCATCCTCAGCGCCCTGCAGTGGATCAGTCAAGGAAGAGACTCGGTTCTGTCAGACCCAAACAAATGCATCATACCCGTTAAACCAAGCATAAGCGCGAAAGCTGCGCCACTACGAGAAGCTGTAAACATACACGTCCTCATCACAGGTAGTTTACACCTGGTGGGAGGGGCTTTGAAACACTTGGACCCTGCTTTAAACTCATAA
- the cdk9 gene encoding LOW QUALITY PROTEIN: cyclin-dependent kinase 9 (The sequence of the model RefSeq protein was modified relative to this genomic sequence to represent the inferred CDS: inserted 2 bases in 1 codon): MQRDKTGSSGGGDKPDRETAIMSKYYDGVEFPFCDEFSKYEKLAKIGQGTFGEVFKAKHRQTGKKVALXKVLMENEKEGFPITALREIKILQLLKHENVVNLIEICRTKATQFNRYKGSIYLVFDFCEHDLAGLLSNANVKFTLAEIKKVMQMLLNGLYYIHRNKILHRDMKAANVLITRDGVLKLADFGLARAFSLAKNSQGNRYTNRVVTLWYRPPELLLGERDYGPPIDLWGGGCIMAEMWTRSPIMQGNTEQHQLTLISQLCGSITPEVWPGVDKKYELYQKMELPKGQKRKVKDRLKAYVKDPYALDLIDKLLVLDPAQRIDSDDALNHDFFWSDPMPSDLKNMLSTHNTSMFEYLAPPRRRGHMPQQPANQNRNPATTSQPEFDRVF; the protein is encoded by the exons ATGCAACGCGACAAAACCGGAAGCTCCGGCGGTGGGGATAA GCCGGACAGAGAGACCGCCATCATGTCTAAATACTATGATGGGGTCGAGTTTCCCTTCTGTGATGAGTTCTCCAAATATGAGAAGCTGGCGAAGATCGGCCAAGGCACCTTCGG GGAGGTGTTCAAGGCTAAACACAGACAGACGGGGAAGAAGGTGGCTTT AAAAGTACTTATGGAGAATGAGAAAGAAGGG TTTCCCATCACAGCTCTGAGGGAAATCAAGATCTTACAGCTGCTCAAACATGAGAATGTGGTGAACCTCATTGAGATCTGCAGGACAAAAG CCACACAGTTTAATCGTTATAAAGGCAGCATCTACCTGGTGTTTGATTTCTGTGAGCACGATCTCGCTGGACTGCTGAGCAACGCTAATGTTAAATTCACTCTGGCTGAGATTAAGAAGGTGATGCAGATGCTGCTGAATGGACTTTACTACATACACAGAAACAAG aTCCTCCACAGAGACATGAAAGCAGCCAATGTTTTGATCACCAGAGATGGTGTTCTGAAGCTGGCTGATTTTGGATTGGCCAGAGCATTTAGTTTGGCTAAGAACAGTCAGGGAAATCGCTACACAAATCGGGTCGTCACACTGTGGTACCGACCGCCTGAACTGCTGCTGG gTGAGAGAGACTACGGGCCTCCCATAGATCTGTGGGGTGGAGGGTGTATCATGGCAGAGATGTGGACCAGAAGCCCCATCATGCAGGGCAACACAGAACAACATCAACTTACCCTCATTAGTCAGCTGTGTGGCTCTATTACTCCTGAG gtttggccTGGAGTGGATAAGAAGTATGAGCTGTATCAGAAGATGGAGCTTCCTAAAGGTCAGAAGCGTAAGGTGAAGGACAGACTGAAGGCTTATGTGAAAGACCCGTACGCTCTGGACCTTATTGACAAACTGTTGGTTCTGGATCCGGCTCAGAGAATAGACAGTGACGACGCTCTCAACCACGACTTCTTCTGGTCCGACCCCATGCCCTCTGACCTCAAAAACATGCTCTCAACACACAACACCTCCATGTTTGAGTACCTGGCGCCGCCACGCAGGAGAGGCCACATGCCCCAGCAGCCAGCTAATCAGAACAGAAACCCAGCCACCACCAGCCAACCAGAGTTTGACAGGGTGTTTTGA